The DNA region GACCTTGCCGGCACGGCGCAGCTCCTCGAGCGCCGGAAGGGCGCCCGTCATGGCTTCGTCGAAACAGGCCTCGAAGCGCTCACCGAGCTGGTCGGGATCGACATCGTGGATCATGGCGATGTCGACCCGCTGCATGCGCAACCGCGTGAGGCTCGTCTCGATCGAGCGCGTGATGCCGTCGCGGCTGAAGTCGAAGCGCATCTCGCCGTCTTGCACATAGCGTCCGGCCTTGGTCGAGAGCACGAACTCCGATCGCTCGCGCCGCGCCAGCGCCTCCCCCAGGCGGATCTCGCTCTCGCCCGCCGCATAGAGCGCCGCCGTATCGAAATAGCGCAAACCCTCGTCCCAGCAGCGATCGATGACGGAAGCGACCCCATCGGGGCCGGCCGCATTAGCGAGGCTGCCGCCGCCGATGCCGAGGCGCGACACCAGGATCTGCGTCTTGCCGATTGGCCGGCGTTCGTCAGGCTGCATATTTGTAGTCGAGCTCCGTCATCATTCCCCCCGCCATGTGCCAGAGATTATGGCAGTGGAACAGCCAGCGCCCGAGATTATCGGCGTCGAAGGCGATCATGACGGAGCCGAGCGCCGGCACCAGCACGGTGTCGCGCACCGCGCCCGCAAGCGGTTGGCCGTTGAGCGCGACCACCTGGAAGACATGGCCGTGCAGATGCATCGCATGCGCCATCAGCGAGGCATTGCCGATCTCGAACAGCACGCGCTCGCCGCGATCGACCCTGATCGCCTTGCGGTCGGCCCAGAGCCGGTCATTGATGGTCCACAGGAACGGCGTCATGGTGCCGGCCAGCGCGATCTGGCGCTTGGTGTCGGGCTTCTTCACCGGCAACGGCGTCACGGCCTCGAGCCTCGCCTCGAGCGACAGATCGACCGGGGCGGCATTGTTCTCGGTCAACGACGAGATCCTGGCGATCGCGGCGCCAGGCGAAGCGAGCACGATCCCGGTGCGCTGGCGATCCCCCTCGCGCTGCGCCAGCACCGGCAGGCTCGTGCCCGGCGGCACATCGACGAGGATGTCGAGCCGCTGTCCCTGCGCCAGCGGGAAGCGCGAGCCCTCGACCGGCTTCACCGGATTGCCGTCGGCCGCGATCACCTGTCCTTTCGCCTCGCCGAGATCGATCCAGAAGGCCGTGCCGCTCGCGCCGTTGATCACGCGCAGGCGCACCCGGCCACCGCGCTCGGTGCGCACGATTTCAGGGTCATCGAGGGTGCGGTCATTGGCGAGATAGGCGTCGTAGTCGATATGGTTGAGATAGACATCGCCGGCCGTGACCTGTCGCGCCGGCAGCGGAGTAGCGCTGTCGCAGAGGCCGGGCATCGCCATGCCGGAAGGGCGAAGGGACGTCACGCCGAGGATCGATGCCATCAGTTCCTCGGGATCCTTGAAGCTGAAATCATGCAGGAAGAGCGTGACCTCCTGCGCATCGAGCGCCAGATCCTCCGCCGTGCGGATGATCAAGGGGGCGGCGAGCAGCGCCTGTTCCTGCAGGCCGAGATGTGAATGCATCCAATGCGTGCCGGGGCGGGTGGCGAAATCGTAGAGATGGTTCTCGCCGTCCTCGATCGGGCCCTCATAGCCGGTCTCGACCACCCCATCCTGCATGGTCGGGGGCGTCTGGCCATGCCAATGCACGATGGTCGGCCCGCCGCTACGGTTCATGAGATCGAACAGGAAGGGCTCATCGGGTCCGAGCACGAGGCCCTGGCGACCATCGGGCCCGCTGAGGCCGAAGACCGAGGCCGCCTTGCGGTTGACCTCGATCTGGCGCCGCTCGACGAGGAGGCGAGGCGCGAAGCACTGGGTCGCCGGCACCTGCGTGAGGCCGGCGCCCGGCGCCGCAATCCCGGCCGCCGCGACCGCCGCGCCGCTGAGGAAACCGCGTCGGGAAAGAGTCAGCGACATTCCCTTCCTTCGCCTTGCGCCGGGCCGG from Rhizobiales bacterium GAS188 includes:
- a CDS encoding Multicopper oxidase with three cupredoxin domains (includes cell division protein FtsP and spore coat protein CotA) is translated as MSLTLSRRGFLSGAAVAAAGIAAPGAGLTQVPATQCFAPRLLVERRQIEVNRKAASVFGLSGPDGRQGLVLGPDEPFLFDLMNRSGGPTIVHWHGQTPPTMQDGVVETGYEGPIEDGENHLYDFATRPGTHWMHSHLGLQEQALLAAPLIIRTAEDLALDAQEVTLFLHDFSFKDPEELMASILGVTSLRPSGMAMPGLCDSATPLPARQVTAGDVYLNHIDYDAYLANDRTLDDPEIVRTERGGRVRLRVINGASGTAFWIDLGEAKGQVIAADGNPVKPVEGSRFPLAQGQRLDILVDVPPGTSLPVLAQREGDRQRTGIVLASPGAAIARISSLTENNAAPVDLSLEARLEAVTPLPVKKPDTKRQIALAGTMTPFLWTINDRLWADRKAIRVDRGERVLFEIGNASLMAHAMHLHGHVFQVVALNGQPLAGAVRDTVLVPALGSVMIAFDADNLGRWLFHCHNLWHMAGGMMTELDYKYAA
- a CDS encoding D-threo-aldose 1-dehydrogenase; its protein translation is MQPDERRPIGKTQILVSRLGIGGGSLANAAGPDGVASVIDRCWDEGLRYFDTAALYAAGESEIRLGEALARRERSEFVLSTKAGRYVQDGEMRFDFSRDGITRSIETSLTRLRMQRVDIAMIHDVDPDQLGERFEACFDEAMTGALPALEELRRAGKVGAIGVGVKDWRVCLRFAETGRFDCFMLAGGYTLLQQDSLPFLDYCAANAISVLVASPFNTGILATGAVEGARFFYRPAPEEVLERTRRIEAVCRRYEVALPAAALQFPLHHPAVASVVAGHQSPQEVADNLALLRRDLPQEFWEALAEVR